TGATGATTGCACGCTCTACCCTGTAGACAACATCCTTCTTTGTGAGCATGTGTGTGGCAGGCACTGCAGTGGCACCTATTCTATGAAGAGCAAGGATACAGAACCAGAACTCATAGCGGCTCTTAAGCATTAGCATTACGTTGTCGCCTTTCTTTACACCGAGGCTCTTGAGCATATTTGCAGTCTTGTTACTATAATACTGGAGATCCTTGAAAGTGAATATCTTCTCTTCGCCGTTATCGTCACACCAGACAAGAGCCTTTTTATCAGGCTGCTCTGCTGCATAGACATCTACAACATCATAGGCAAAGTTGAAGTTATCAGGAATGTTTATTTTAAAGTTCGTTTTGAAGTCTTCGTAGGAATCGAATTCCACGCGTGAAACATATTTTTCAAGTAATGAAGTCATACTACCTCCGAATAATCATAATTTTAAGCATAAGTTTAGGCATAAGTTTAAGCATGAATTAAAATGAGATCACAATATCACAGCCAGGAACTTTGCAGGTTTGCCGCCCAGCGCCTGCATTCCATGCGCATAGTTTGAATCAAAGAATATGGAGTCTCCTTCTTCAAGGACGATCTCGTTGTTGTGGACTACAACTTTAAGTGTGCCTTCGAGGACATAATCGAATTCCTGACCAGGGTGGCTGTTAGTTGAGATCGGTGTGCCTTCCGGTTTAGGATCGACCCTAACAACAAAAGGTTCTGCCTTTTTATGAGCGAAATTTGCAGCAATGTTCTGGTATTTGTAATCCTTGCGGCGTTCTGCACTTACACCCTTGTCCTTACGTGTAACTGAGAAAACACGCATCCTTGGAGCTTCACCTGTAAGAAGCACTGACATATCCACATTCAGGGTCTGGGCGATCTCAAGAAGAATACTTGCAGGTATGTCCTCTTCTCCGGCCTCATAATTAGAATAAGTGTCAACGGGCAATGCCAGCTTTCCGGCCATTTCCTCAACGGAAATATCGGAAATATCACGTAATTCCCTTATACGGGCTGCAATTTCTTTGATCTTTTCCTGCATAGAAACACCTTCCTAAATGGCCATGTGAATACAAACGAGAAGTGTTGCAGATTGCGAGCGCAACGGGCATTTATTCTCTTAAAAAGAGATTCTACTCCCCGGTATTCTCCAGATAGGTCTCTGAGTTTAAGGGTTACTATTATTTTAATATATTCGTTTCTAATGTGTCATGTAATAACATGACATAATACTCCTGTAATGGTTTTTCAGAAAATAACGACCAAAAAAACGGCAAATATCAGGAAAATATATTAATATTATAATAAGAGAATAATCATTATCAATATATAGCTTGATAAGTATTTGAATTACAAAGCAAATAATAGATCAGTATGTAAAAAACCAGAGATATATATGGCAGGCATTCCTAAGATATTTGAGAACATGGAACATGAATACAGAAGGCAACTACTACATGCTGCCTTTGGCTTCCTGATTCTTTTGTTTCCTTTTATAGGCCCTGAGATCCTGCTTATTCTCAGTTTTCTTATGATATTCGCACTGACATTTCTGCCGGAAGACTGGCCACTTAACCGTTATCTATACAAAAAACCACTTCCCGGATCAAGGGATATGCTTACGGATAAAATAAACGAGGGACTTAAAAGTGCAAAGAACCTTGCAATATCTGTATTCATCCTGATGCTGATAAGCGCATTACTGGAATTTACGCCTTACAGACTTCCTTTATACGTGATAGCAGGTGCCATTGCAATATCCACTTTTGGGACAAGTTCTGCAAACTTCATAAGACATCGCAAGCAACTGCAGGTCCTGCATTGCAAGTCAAATGCTGAAAAAACAGAATGTTGTCTGCTGCCTTCCAGTATCGTACTACTGGGCGTAGGAATACTGACAGCCTATGTAGCAGGGCTGTGGCTCATGCACTGGCAGGATATTGCCATTGACCTTAACATGCTCTTTTTCCTTGTGGTAATAGGTTCCGTAACAGGAGCGCTTTTTGAATCGATCCCATCTAACATCGATAACAACCTGTCCGTTCCGCTTGGTTCAGGAATGTCAATGTGGCTTTTCAGCTCTTTCGGATATTCGGTTCCTCCGCAGCAGATATTCTTTGCACTGGTTTTTTCAATGGTTCTTGGTTATCTTGCATACAAGACAAGAATAGCTGATCTTTCTGCTCTTTTCAGCGCTACCCTTCTTGGAGTTCTTATAATTGTATTCAGTGAACTGTTCTGGTTTGTTCTCCTGCTTACTTTCTTCATACTTGGCGGGGCCTTTACCAAGTACAAATACAGATACAAGGAATCCATTGGACTTGCACAGTCCAAAGGCGGTGTCAGAAGCTATGAGAATGTCTTCAGCAACAGCACTGCGGCTCTTGTCCTTGCCATATGTTACGGGATCTACCCGCAATATGCAGACCTGATAATCTTCGCCTACCTTGGTACTGTAGCCACTGCAACCGGAGACACTCTTGCAAGCGAGATAGGAACGACCGCCCATTCACAGCCAATAATGATAACCACATTAAAGCCAACACAAACCGGTGTTGACGGAGCAGTAACCGTTCTTGGAGAAGTTGCAGCCCTGCTTGGTTCCATGGTCATTGGCCTGCTGCCGGTTCTTTTTGGTAGAGTGGAGGATGCGACCATGGCAATTGTCGTGACAACCGCCGGAGGTTTCCTTGGAACTAATATTGACAGTATTCTGGGAGCAACACTTCAGAAGAGGGGCATACTTTCAAACAGCGGCGTGAATTTTGTTGCCACATTTGCAGGAGCTGCAGTGTCCGGAATTATCTATCTCCTGTTAAACTGAGTAAACTCTGACCTGTTATTCTAACGGAATATATATTACAAATATTAATATAAGATAAATTAATATAAAAGAATAAGCAGATGGAATCTTCCTGAATATTGCAGAATTTTAGTGTGAGGAGAAATGCATTGCAAGGAAAAAAAGGCAATTATAGCAGAATCGATACCGAATTGTGAAAGTCAGGATAATTTTTTGTGCAATCCTGATTGTCTCAGGCTATATCAAGAACTTCCATTGGGAGTTCTACTGACTGACAGACAGAGACACATTCATTACTGCAACCCCGCATTCACCAGTATTACAGGATTTTCCCTGGAAGAGATACGTGGTTTATCAATGAATGACATTTTTTGCTGTCATTCCCACAGTGATAATAGCGATCCTGACAATGATATTCCAGAAATGGATAATGCACAGGTGTTCACCTGCAAATGGAACACTAAACTGAATATTGAAAAAGATATTCGATGTAAAAAAGTGGAAATAGAGCTGAATGGTTCAGACCAGGAAATATTTGCATGGTACGTTGAAGACCGCAGTTTCTCTTTTGAAGACAAAGAGGATTTCTGTGTGGATGCTGATGAAAATAGCTCAAGCAGCCTTTTACATAGAAATCTGGAGATCGAACGCGTAATATCTTTTATATCCTCAACTCTTGTTGCACCTGAAGATCTTGATGATGTGATCGTAGACTCCCTTGGAAAGACCGGCACTCTTTGTGGAGCCAGCCGTGCTTACTTATTCAGGTTCAACGATGAAAATACCACCATGAGCAATACCCATGAATGGTGTATCGGATCTGTGGAATGCCAGAAAGAAAATCTTCAGGATCTGCCGCTTGATATGTTCCCATGGTGGATGGCAAAGATCGAAAAAGGCGAAATCATACACATAAAAGAAGTGGCAAAAATGCCACCTGAAGCATCTGCGGAAAAAGAGATACTTGAGATGCAGGATATTACTTCACTTCTTGTGCTTCCTGTTTATGTCAACAGGAATGTGAATGGGTTCATTGGTCTTGACAATGTCAATGCTACTGGAAAGTGGAGTATGGAAGATGTAACTGTTCTTGGAGCCGTTGCAAACATCATTGGCAGTGCCATCGGGCAGAAAGAAGCCCAGGATAAGTTGAATGAGCGCAATAGAAAGCTTATAAGAGCCTATGATGAACTGAAATCCATGGAGATCATGAAATATGAATTCATATCGAATCTCAGTCATGAGCTGAAAACTCCACTTAATTCTATTCTTGGTTACAGTGAACTTCTCGTTGATGAACAACTGGGGCCATTAAATCATAAGCAAAGAAAATCAGGCATTGCTATATACAACAGTTCCAAAAAACTTGGTACACTCATCGATTCATTGCTTTACATGGCAAGTGTGCTTGCTGGCAAGACGTGTTACCAATTCGATCCGATACAGATGGAGAACGTTATTGATAATGCGCTTAATCATCATGAATTTGAGGCAACTAAAAGAAAAATAACTCTCAAGAAGAAAATAACCGGAACACTCCCAATAATATATGGTGATGTTTATTTCCTTCCGCAATTAATGTACAAATTGATAGATAATGCCTTAAAATTCACACCTGAAAATGGCAAAGTTACGATTACAGGGATAAAAGAAGACAATGGGATCCATATTGAAATAAAGGATACAGGAATAGGAATTGCTGCTGATAAACTTGAAAAAATATTTGATCCGTTCTACCAGATAGATGGCTCTTCAACACGCAGATACGGAGGAAATGGTCTTGGACTTCACATTGCTAAAAAGGTGGTCGATGCTCATAAAGGCCGGATATGGATCGAGTCAACTGTAGGTAAAGGAGCCAGCGTAAATATATTTCTTCCAGCTGACCCAAGAGATAAAATATCAAATGAGGAATCTCGCCACCCCACAATTTATAGCCTCGTTTGAAACTGCTTTTGCAACTGCCGTTACAACTTTTCTGTCAAGAGCACCGGGAATAATGTAGTTCTCATTCAGCTCTTCATCTTTTACCATATCAGCAAGTGCATACACAGCAGCCATTTCCATTTCAGGTGTAATGTCACTGGCGCAGACATCAAGGGCACCACGGAAAAGACCCGGGAAGCCCAGACAATTGTTGATCTGGTTAGGACAGTCCGAACGCCCGCTGGCAACGATCCTGGCACCTGCCTTTTTCGCTTCGGCCGGCATAATTTCAGGGACTGGATTTGCCATGGCAAAGACAATTGGATCTGAAGACATGGATGCAACCATTTCCTTACTAACAATTCCCGGTGCTGAAACACCAATAAATACATCAGCATTCTGCATTGCATCTGCAAGTGTGCCTTTTATGACACCATCATTAGTTAATTCCGCAAGGTCATCTTTCTCAGGATTCATACCTTCCTTGCGGCCTTTATGGATAATTCCATGGCTGTCGCATATCAGCAATTTTTTGGGATCGACACCTGCACGTATAAGTTTAAGAGCTATTGCCTTTCCTGCAGCACCTGCACCTGAGATAACCACTTTAATCTCATCCATGTTCTTTGCGGTGATCTTCAGCGCATTCAAAAGACCGGCAATTACCACCACAGCGGTTCCATGCTGGTCATCATGGAATACCGGAATGGGAAGTTCCCTGCGAAGTCTTTCCTCAATAGTAAAACAGCGCGGAGCACTGATATCCTCCAGATTGATACCACCAAATGCAGGAGCGATGTTCTTTATTGTCCGGATCAGTTCTTCAGTATCGGTAGTGTCAATACAAATAGGAATTGCATCGATATCGGCAAGTTCCTTGAAAATCAATGCCTTTCCTTCCATTACAGGAAGCGCTGCATGTGCACCGATGTTCCCAAGACCCAGAACTGCTGAGCCGTCAGTGATAACTGCAACAGAATTGCGCTTCATTGTGTATTTGTAAACATCATCCTGTTTTTGTGCAATTTTTGTGCATGGTTCAGCTACTCCCGGAGTATACGCAAGGCTCAGATCCTCAATATTATTTAGAGGAACTTTTCCACATGTTCCAATAACTCCGCCGGCATTCTCGTGCAGTTCAAGTGAGCGTTCTCCCAGTGTATTATCGCCTTCCTTACAAAGGGTTATTTTTGGTTTATCATCCGCATTTTCAGCCATTTGTTCATCATCCCGGAAAATCAAATGTTTTCTTTCAATCCCATTGTAAGAATAGCGTTTTCAAAAAATTTATATGTTCTCCATGTATAGAATTAATGGATGAGCGAAGGAATAAAGGGAACTAAGGGAATAAAAGGAATAAAGGGAATTGCAAGGGAAACTCTGGATTTTATAATGGAGGTCAGCAGGTCAACTTATCCTAATGAATTTGCCGGCCTTTTGGAAACAAAAGATGGCATCATCACAGATGTTATGATACTGCCTGGAACTGAATCCAGTGAGATAAATGCAGTTCTAAAACTTTTTATGATGCCAAATATCTCTGCGGTTGGCTCTGTACACAGCCACCCAAGTTCCATTATAAGACCTTCAAAGGCTGACCTCAGGCTGTTCAGCAAAACAGGGAGCCATCATATAATAGTTGGTCATCCTTTTGGGCCTGATAACTGGAAATGCTTCAACGGCAGCGGTGAAGAGATCAGTCTGGAAGTGCTTGATGTTGAGCTTGAGGATGATGAGATCCTCTGAAAGCAAGATCAACCTAATCTGAATATTTAGTGCTGTTACACATATCCCCAAGCACACCGGAGGGTTCCGAGGATGATAATGGTAATATTATCTCAAAGGTACTTCCTTCACCGGGCCTGCTTTCAAGAGATATGGTGCCTCCTTGAACTTCCACGAATTTCTTAACAATACTCAGACCAAGACCTGAGCCTTCAAATTTACGGTTGAGGGACCAGTCCAGCTGTACAAATGCATTATACAGTATTTTCTGGTCTTCTTCTGATATTCCAATACCATTATCCTGCACGATCATGTGAAGGTCATTGTTCTTATTCTGACCGACCGTGACCAGAACGCTTCCTCCTGAAGGTGTGAACTTTATTCCGTTGCTTATCAGATGATGCAGAATAGTTTTGATCTTGGACTTATCAGCATATATGACCGTAACAGCCGGATCGATATCAAACTCCAGTTTCACACCCTTTTTAAGCGCATGGGAACTTAGCATTCTCTTGACATCAGACATGAGGTTGGGCAGAGAGAACATATCGACATCAAGTTCCATTTTTCCTTCTTCGATCTCTGCGATATATATCAAAGAATCAACCAGGTCAAGGAACCTGGAACCTGCGAACTTGATTATC
The sequence above is a segment of the uncultured Methanolobus sp. genome. Coding sequences within it:
- a CDS encoding XRE family transcriptional regulator, which encodes MQEKIKEIAARIRELRDISDISVEEMAGKLALPVDTYSNYEAGEEDIPASILLEIAQTLNVDMSVLLTGEAPRMRVFSVTRKDKGVSAERRKDYKYQNIAANFAHKKAEPFVVRVDPKPEGTPISTNSHPGQEFDYVLEGTLKVVVHNNEIVLEEGDSIFFDSNYAHGMQALGGKPAKFLAVIL
- a CDS encoding TIGR00297 family protein; the encoded protein is MAGIPKIFENMEHEYRRQLLHAAFGFLILLFPFIGPEILLILSFLMIFALTFLPEDWPLNRYLYKKPLPGSRDMLTDKINEGLKSAKNLAISVFILMLISALLEFTPYRLPLYVIAGAIAISTFGTSSANFIRHRKQLQVLHCKSNAEKTECCLLPSSIVLLGVGILTAYVAGLWLMHWQDIAIDLNMLFFLVVIGSVTGALFESIPSNIDNNLSVPLGSGMSMWLFSSFGYSVPPQQIFFALVFSMVLGYLAYKTRIADLSALFSATLLGVLIIVFSELFWFVLLLTFFILGGAFTKYKYRYKESIGLAQSKGGVRSYENVFSNSTAALVLAICYGIYPQYADLIIFAYLGTVATATGDTLASEIGTTAHSQPIMITTLKPTQTGVDGAVTVLGEVAALLGSMVIGLLPVLFGRVEDATMAIVVTTAGGFLGTNIDSILGATLQKRGILSNSGVNFVATFAGAAVSGIIYLLLN
- a CDS encoding ATP-binding protein, translating into MHCKEKKAIIAESIPNCESQDNFLCNPDCLRLYQELPLGVLLTDRQRHIHYCNPAFTSITGFSLEEIRGLSMNDIFCCHSHSDNSDPDNDIPEMDNAQVFTCKWNTKLNIEKDIRCKKVEIELNGSDQEIFAWYVEDRSFSFEDKEDFCVDADENSSSSLLHRNLEIERVISFISSTLVAPEDLDDVIVDSLGKTGTLCGASRAYLFRFNDENTTMSNTHEWCIGSVECQKENLQDLPLDMFPWWMAKIEKGEIIHIKEVAKMPPEASAEKEILEMQDITSLLVLPVYVNRNVNGFIGLDNVNATGKWSMEDVTVLGAVANIIGSAIGQKEAQDKLNERNRKLIRAYDELKSMEIMKYEFISNLSHELKTPLNSILGYSELLVDEQLGPLNHKQRKSGIAIYNSSKKLGTLIDSLLYMASVLAGKTCYQFDPIQMENVIDNALNHHEFEATKRKITLKKKITGTLPIIYGDVYFLPQLMYKLIDNALKFTPENGKVTITGIKEDNGIHIEIKDTGIGIAADKLEKIFDPFYQIDGSSTRRYGGNGLGLHIAKKVVDAHKGRIWIESTVGKGASVNIFLPADPRDKISNEESRHPTIYSLV
- a CDS encoding NADP-dependent malic enzyme, which gives rise to MAENADDKPKITLCKEGDNTLGERSLELHENAGGVIGTCGKVPLNNIEDLSLAYTPGVAEPCTKIAQKQDDVYKYTMKRNSVAVITDGSAVLGLGNIGAHAALPVMEGKALIFKELADIDAIPICIDTTDTEELIRTIKNIAPAFGGINLEDISAPRCFTIEERLRRELPIPVFHDDQHGTAVVVIAGLLNALKITAKNMDEIKVVISGAGAAGKAIALKLIRAGVDPKKLLICDSHGIIHKGRKEGMNPEKDDLAELTNDGVIKGTLADAMQNADVFIGVSAPGIVSKEMVASMSSDPIVFAMANPVPEIMPAEAKKAGARIVASGRSDCPNQINNCLGFPGLFRGALDVCASDITPEMEMAAVYALADMVKDEELNENYIIPGALDRKVVTAVAKAVSNEAINCGVARFLI
- a CDS encoding Mov34/MPN/PAD-1 family protein, which codes for MSEGIKGTKGIKGIKGIARETLDFIMEVSRSTYPNEFAGLLETKDGIITDVMILPGTESSEINAVLKLFMMPNISAVGSVHSHPSSIIRPSKADLRLFSKTGSHHIIVGHPFGPDNWKCFNGSGEEISLEVLDVELEDDEIL